A region of the candidate division WOR-3 bacterium genome:
CCTTAGGTGTAGTGTGGGCCGCATCGGTGAAGCTCGCCCGGTATTCCTCGTCGGCGGCAAAGGGCGGCCTTACTGCGGTCAGAGTCTCGGCAATCTGCCAGTCAGTGTTGTAGGTGGTACTCGGGTTGCCATACCATCGGTCAACGACATAGGACGGCCCGTTACCGCAGGCAAGACTTGTGAAGTACAGCGAACCATATCCCGCATCGCGTGGGTATTTCATCCCTGAACCTTCGCGGTACGGCCCGAGCGTACCAACCGAACCTACGCACGTAACTGACAAGATTACATTTCCAGTGTCATGGTCCAGCCACAGCCCCCTTGCACCCGTTGCCTCGCCGACCCGCAGTTCGAAGAACGGCTCCCAGAAACCCTCGTTGGCCGAGCACGCGGCGAGCAGCTCGGCAAGTGTTCCCAGCGGAGTTGCCGAACTAGCGCTCACGCGGAACGCATCGCCTTCAACCGTGTCACCGGCGGCAATCGTGCCGTAGGTTGCCGTCGAGTCTGTCAAGGTAAGATAGGGACTGCTCGTACGCAGTGTGGCTGTGACCGCGGTCGCCGCAGTTGCACCAAGGTTTGCAACCGAGACGAACAGGTCCACGGTCTCACCCGGGTCCAGCCGGCCGTTGCCATCAGCGATTCTGCAACCGGCGAACACAAGCGCGGGCCTGTTGGATGTTCCGCGCACTGGAATGAGCATCTCGTATGGAAAATAGTTCTGCGCACTCACCGATAGTGCCATCGCGCCAGTCGTAGCCGGAGCGACAAACAGGTCCACCCAGCCTTGCGAGTTGGTGGCTCCTCGCGCATATGTCTCGGCACCCTTGCGCAGGCAGACCAGCGCTCCTTTCACCGGCGCAAGCCCATTTCTCACGCCTACTCGGAACACCTGCGGGCCGACAAGAGCTGAATCAGCACAGGTGACAGCGAGATTGCGCGGTACCTGAGTGAATATCGCCAGTGTCGGGTCACCGAAAAGATTCAGTTCATACACACACCAGCGCCACACCTCCTGCCCCATTGTCAGAGTCTGGAAATGGTCTTTTGACAATGCGTTCAGGGTCCCGAACTGAGAGGCGTCAGCATTGGTCAGGTGCCGGTAGAACTGCAAATCAAGCATCTCCGAAGGCCCGAAGGCCGGCGGATACCCGAACCCGTAGCGCGAGTTCAGACAGCATGCGACGCACCCACCGTTTGCGGCCTTGACCAGTGCCTCAGCCAGGCACTCCTGGCCATCAAACCACCCGGACTCGCACGCAATCGAGTTTACGAAATTGAGCTTGGTGAAGCCGTTGGTCAAACTCGGTACCTCGGATGAACTCATCACCGAGAACGTTGTCGGGCTGCCGTGTGCGGCCACGTGTGCCAGTTGATACCCCTGGTTCATCGCGTTACGGTACACGCCTGACGCTGGATCTTCAAGATGCGCAAACTGCCAACTGGTCGGGAACAATTCGGCAATCATTCGATTGATGACGCGGCCGTGGAACGGTGAGAACAGCATCGTCGAGCCCAGAAGCAGCTTCCTAAGGCAGGTCGTATCCTGGTACCGCTCGAACATCGTGTCCTTGGCAAAAAACACCGCCACGTCCGAAGCATTGTCCACCGGCGTGCGGCCGACGAATATGTCGTGGAACAGGTCCATCGAATCCGTCATCTCACCAAACAGATTGTTACGGTTTGAGTCCCACGACCCCTGCAAGTCTGCGTAGTAAAAGTCAGTCGCGATGTCGCCGGTATTGCCCTCGCACACAATTCGCGCCAGCCGGACTGGAACTACTTCCGCATCGCCACCCACAAGCAGCCACTTCAATCCGTGGTTCTTCCAGTAATCAATCACGCAGTTGCGGATCTTCTCCTGATTGTCCCGGCCCGGATAAGTCGAGTAGACGGAGTCCGTTCTGATAATGACGGTCTTGATGCCTCGCTTGGTCTTCCAGTCGGCAAAAGGCTGGAATGCACTGGCCAGGCCGCCGGTGGTAATCACCGCCATGTCGCACAGCCAGTCGTCGGTAGTTTTCGTAGCCGGTTGCCAGCGGGCAATGTCATTCGGATTTACGACCAGCGTTCGCGCGTACTCTCCCATCAGTCTGACTTGGGACTCATCCAATGCCAAAACCTCGTGCCCCCCGGTCTCGTAACGGACTTCGACCCGCATGCGCGTCGCCAGCTCCAGCCGCTTCTCAACCGGGAAATACCGCAACGGCGCTACCTGCACACCTGCGATACGGTATCCGGAAAGGCACCCAGTACGGGTGAAGCCAGCCGCTGCGGCCGGATAAGGCCGACCTGCCCGATAGGCCTTATCGTCGGGCCCAACAAACTCCTGCTTTGGCTGTGACAATACTTGCGGCCGCTGGCACGGGTGAATGTAGAACTCACCCGGCACCGGCTCCCAGACCGCATCCTTGACCTCGACCGATACCACTTCTGCATCTGGCGGTATCGCTACGTTATATGTGGCAATGGGTAAGAGCGGCTCGCCCGGCACCGAAGTCCAGTATTCGCCGGGCAAGGCGACTACGTCGAACCCGTTGGCCTTGTCGAACACGAACTGCTCAGGCCTGAACTCAATGTCCACGCTGACCAGGCCGGCCGCAGCCAGCACCGGAATCAAGAGAAGACCGATAGTACGCACGTTACCTCCTGTGCCGTGGTTTCCCGGCATCCTATTCAAGTTCAAGTTCTGACTGGAACGAAGCCGCGGGCCGGCGTCTGAAGTGTTGGTATGCAAGCTTGGTCGCCATCCGGCCGCGCGGAGTCCTCTGCAGGAACCCTTCCTGCACCAGGAAAGGTTCGTATACTTCTTCGATTGTGCCGGTGTCCTCGCCCACTGCAACCGCAAGCGACGATATACCGACCGGGCCACCGTTGAATTTGTCAATCACCGTCAGCAGAATCTTCTTATCCATCTCGTCCAGTCCGCGGGTGTCCACATCCAATTGAGCAAGGGCGAATTCGGCAATCTCTTTGTCCACTCGTTCTTTGCCGTGCACCTGAGCAAAGTCCCGCACCCGACGCAAGAGCCGATTGGCGATTCGCGGGGTGCCCCGGGCGCGCCGGCCAATTTCCATTGCACCATCATCATCAACCGGGATGCCAAGAATCCGGGCTGAACGTTCAACGATTTCCACCAGGTCCTCAGCCGGATAGTAGTCCAGCCGGAAAGACATGCCGAACCGCGAACGCAATGGTGCGGTAAGAAGACCGGACCGGGTCGTTGCGCCAACCAACGTAAACCGGACAAGGCTCAACCTTTCTGACCGCGCACCCGGGCCTCGGTCGAGCATCACATCAATTGCGTATTCCTCCAGCGCCGGGTATAGAAACTCCTCCACTGCCTTATTGGTCCGATGAATCTCGTCAATGAAGAATATGTCGCCTGCGGCCAGGCCGGTGAGAATTCCGGCCAAGTCCACTGGCCGTTCAAGAATCGGGCCGGAGCTGCACCTGATGCGTGTACCCATCTCCTGCGCAATAATATAGGCGAGAGTGGTCTTGCCCAATCCAGGCGGCCCGAAGAACAGAACGTGTTCTAAAGGTTCCTCCCGCATCTTCGCCGCCTCGATAAATACCCGCAGGTTTTCCTTTAGCTTCTTCTGGCCGATAAACTCCGAAAGCCGCAGCGGTCTTATCTGTTCCTCCACTGCCGCTTCGCCGTCCAGTCGTCGGCCGGTAACGAGTCGCTCTTTTGGGGCCATGCAGCTTATGGCTGTTCAGCAAGCGCCTGTTTGAGCACGTATTCTAGGGTCGCGCCCGGTCCGGGTTTCACCCGTTCCAGCCGCGCGCGGGCCTCACGGTTAGTCAAGCCCAAACCGACCAGAGCCTTGTGCGCGTCGGCGAACAGCGGCTCGGCTGCTTCGGTCGGTGCCGTCTGCTCTTTCAGTTCTTCCATCAGCCGTTGCGCCTTTTTCGGCCCGATACCGGGCACAGTTCGGATGACGTCAATCTCGCCGCGGGCAATCACGCTCCTGATTTCGTCCGGTCTGAACCGCGAGAGCAGATTCAGACCCGCCTTCGGCCCGACACCCCGCACCGAGGTGATAAGCACGAACACGTCGCGCTCTGCTTTGTCGCAAAATCCATAAAGGTCAGCCCCCTCGCGGGTGAATCGGGTAACAACAAGCAGTTCGGCGGCGTCGCCAATCTTCCCCAGTTGGCGCGAAGTCGAAAGCGGCACACCGAGCTCGAAGCCGATACCCTGGCAGTCGAGCACGACCCGCGTCGGCTCCTTCTCTGCGAGCGTACCGCGCAGCCGCGCAATCATCGTCTAGTTTGTCCTGTCGGCAGTCTTGCCGAAAGGCAGTACGCCGCCGCCAGGGCATCCGCGGCATGCTCAGGAACCCGATTATCAAGACGGAGCAGATGTTTGATCATATAGTTCAACTGTTGCTTTGAGGCCCGGCCTGAACCAGTAACCGCAAGTTTGACCGTAGCCGGCGTAACCTCCCGGACCGGAATCTTCCGGCGACCAAGCACCGCAAGAATCACGCCCCTTGCCTCGGCCGAGAGCAACACGCTCCTTGCTCCGCCGCCCTTGAAAAACAGGCTTTCAATTGCGCAGTGTTCCGGCTGGTTGCGCCGTAACACCCGGTCAAGCCGCGCCGCAAGCCCGGCTAGCCGTTCGGCTACGCTTTGGTGGCGGTCGGTTGCAATGACGCCGAAATCAAGCACGCAACTGTCTTCTAGCACGCCGTAGCCGGTGGCCGAAAGTCCGGGGTCAATCCCAATGATTCTTGCTGCGGCCGAACGTGTCGGACTGCCAGTCACATTAGGACGGCACGAACGAACCTGGAAACAAGGCCAAGGCAGCAAGTCCCAAGTGACAAAGTTCGAAATTCGGCTCGCAACTTACTAAATCCCAGTTGGTTAGCTCTTTCCACTTTGTCTACCGTGGTCGGCGCTCATCTCGGGTTCACACCCTTTTGATCTTACTGGGAGGCTGACACGCGTTCGAGAACCTCATCCGGAATATCGAAATTGGCATACACCTGTTGCACCTCCTCAAGGTCCTCGAGCATCTCGACAAGCTTCAACACGCGGGGTGCATCTTTCTCGCTCACCGGCACCGTGTTAGAAGCCATTTGCGTGGCCTCGGCACTCAGCCACTCGATACCGGCTTCCTTGAGCTTCGCCTTGACCGCCTCAAAGTTGGAAAGCGAAGTAATCACCGAATAACCGCTGTCATCGGTTTGGACATCGTCGGCCCCGGCCTCGAGTGCCAGTGCGAGAACCGTATCCTCATCCGCCTTGTCCTTCGGAATGACAATCAGACCCTGGGGTTTGAACTGCCAGGCCACGCACCCGGCCGCGCCCATCGAACCGCCGTACTTCTCAAACACATGCCTTACTTCAGCTGTGGTACGGTTCTTATTATCGGTCAGCACTCGTACCAACAAAGCCACACCTGCCGGACCATATCCCTCGTAGATTACTTCTTCGTAGGCAACCCCCGGCAATTCACCCGTCCCTTTCTTGATCGCCCGCTCGATGTTGTCTGCCGGCATGTTGATTGCTCGTGCCGCTTCAATCGCAGTCCGCAACCTCGGATTGCCATCCGGATCGCCACCGCCCATCTTGGCCGCGGTCGTTATTTCCCGAATCAGCTTAGAAAAGGCCTTGCCCCGGGCTGCGTCGGCCTTGCTCTTCTTATGCTTAATGGTTGCCCATTTAGAATGTCCGGACATTACTTTCCTCCTTGGGAACTGAGGTCACGTCATTATTCTAGGTGGAGCTTGGACGCTGTCAATCGGCAATCCGCGGGAACTTAAGCTCGAACCGGAAGCCCGGACGACTCTTGAACCCGAAGATTCTCCGATTGACTACTCAGACTGTGGGTTCTAGACTAAGCTGGATGGCAAGCCGGCTTGCGCTGCTGTTCTTACTGTCACTGCCCGTTTCGGCCAGTGTCGTCGTAACAAAGTCGGATTCCAGGGGTGTCGCCTTCAGGTACGAGCCGGGCGAACCGGTTCTTGATTTTGGATTCCAAGTCTCGGATTCGGGGGTACCTGGAGTCCGGCAGGTAAAGGTCACCTTTCCAGATGCGGACAACCTGGCCGGGCCGGGTGAAATTGACCTGCCCGTCAAGGTGGTGCGCGTCGGCATTCCGCAGACCGGCGGTGCAAAGCTCAGTTTCAGAACCGGACCGGTGCACGAGTACAGAGGAATAATTGTGCCAACAGCGGTACCAGTCGGCATCGGAAATGGAGGGCGGGAAGCAGTGAGTTGGAATAGCGGTCAGAATCCAAGTGACCAGATGCAGGTACCGGTGGTTGAGCTCAGGCCGGTTCAACAGTTGCGGGATATCAGGTTTGTCGAAGTCCGGATCATGCCGGCGGTGTATCGCCCTGACACAAAGACGCTTGCCATTCATGAGTTGATCGAGGTAGAACTGACGTTCGATTCCGCAATCAGAAACCGGGAATCGCAAACCCAGCATCCCAAGACCGACCCACTAGACCCGGTCATAGGCCAGATGCTCCTGAACGGCAAACAGGCGCTGAATTGGAAAGTCGGACATGAAACTGACCGGCGCTGTTTCTTTGACCGGGCACCATACTGGGTGAAGATAAAAGTTGACAGTACCGGGCTTTACCGCATCCTGGGCAGTGCTCTCGAAGCCGCTGGAGCAAACATCGCCACGATTGACCCGAACACTCTGGCCCTGTTCTCTGTGGGCGAACATGACCCGGAAAAACCGTTTCCAGACACAATGTGTGAGGTTCCGATGCTAGTGACCGGCGATGAAGACGGTCGGTTCGACCGCCAAGACAAAATCATCTTCTACGGCCTGGCCGCGCGGCACTGGACAAGCGCCGGCTCGAACTTTGTCACGAACTACTATACCCGGTACAACGCGTACTGGCTTTCCTGGGGCGGCCGACCTGGAAAAAGAATCATGCAAGGATTTGGACCGGATACCAGTGAAACCCGGATTCTTCGCGACGGCCTGGAAAAAGTTCGCCGGGAACAGGATACTGACTGTCCGGCCCGGTCAGGACTGCTGTGGATATGGCGCACCCTAACCAAAGACTCCTACCGCCAGGAGACAAGACTTGACATCGAGCTCCAACTTCCCAATCCGGTTGTGATTGAGCGCATCTCAGGCCGGCTGTATTCCGAAAGCATGGCCAATTGCCTTGCCCTCTACCTCAACCATCGGCTCCTTGATACGTTCCGTTTCGACGTTGCCGGGCCGTCTGAGCCGAAGGACTTCTCGGTCCAATCCGGGCTGCCAGCCAACTTCTCAAGCAACAAACTTACGCTGGTACTAACCGGTGACGGTGCCAAGAAGGTACACTTGGACTATCTGGAAGTGGAATACCGCCGCCGGCTTTCGCTCTACCGCGGGCAGCTACATTTCATTGTGCCGGATACAGGTACGTTCCGTTTCGAAGTCTCTGACGTCCCGGCCCGACCGCTTATTATTGACGTGACTGACCGGTATGCTCCAAGGATGAACGACGGCTTCGAACAGACAGACAACAAGGTGCGTTTCTGCTACCGGGTGTGGCGGCCGACTGAGTTCTGTATCGCGACCGAGGACCAGCTTCTGGCACCGGCAAGCATGTCGCTCCGCCAGCCGGGCAAAATTAGGTCCGGTGCGGTACAAGCCGACTATTGGGTCATCACACCGGCTGAGTATCTGCCCGCAGCAACGCGACTCGCCCGGTACCGCTCCGACAATGTTGCCGGGTTCCCTGGCTGCCGCACGCGGGTCGCGGTCCTTGAAGACATCTACGACGAATACGGATTCGGCATGGAAGAACCAGGTGCTATCAAGTGGTTCCTTGCTGATAAGCGGCCGGCCTATGGACTCCTGTGCGGGGACGCAACCTATGACTATCTGAACAACCTGAAAAGGCAGCAGAATCCAGGCGTACCGGCGTACGAATTCGGGTTCGGATTAGACCCAAGCGGAATCCAGGGGCTCCTCACCCAGGCCTACGATGCATGGTATGCCGACTTCGATGGCAACGGCAGCAGCCCGGACATGATCCTTGGCCGGGTCACCTG
Encoded here:
- a CDS encoding C25 family cysteine peptidase, with the protein product MRTIGLLLIPVLAAAGLVSVDIEFRPEQFVFDKANGFDVVALPGEYWTSVPGEPLLPIATYNVAIPPDAEVVSVEVKDAVWEPVPGEFYIHPCQRPQVLSQPKQEFVGPDDKAYRAGRPYPAAAAGFTRTGCLSGYRIAGVQVAPLRYFPVEKRLELATRMRVEVRYETGGHEVLALDESQVRLMGEYARTLVVNPNDIARWQPATKTTDDWLCDMAVITTGGLASAFQPFADWKTKRGIKTVIIRTDSVYSTYPGRDNQEKIRNCVIDYWKNHGLKWLLVGGDAEVVPVRLARIVCEGNTGDIATDFYYADLQGSWDSNRNNLFGEMTDSMDLFHDIFVGRTPVDNASDVAVFFAKDTMFERYQDTTCLRKLLLGSTMLFSPFHGRVINRMIAELFPTSWQFAHLEDPASGVYRNAMNQGYQLAHVAAHGSPTTFSVMSSSEVPSLTNGFTKLNFVNSIACESGWFDGQECLAEALVKAANGGCVACCLNSRYGFGYPPAFGPSEMLDLQFYRHLTNADASQFGTLNALSKDHFQTLTMGQEVWRWCVYELNLFGDPTLAIFTQVPRNLAVTCADSALVGPQVFRVGVRNGLAPVKGALVCLRKGAETYARGATNSQGWVDLFVAPATTGAMALSVSAQNYFPYEMLIPVRGTSNRPALVFAGCRIADGNGRLDPGETVDLFVSVANLGATAATAVTATLRTSSPYLTLTDSTATYGTIAAGDTVEGDAFRVSASSATPLGTLAELLAACSANEGFWEPFFELRVGEATGARGLWLDHDTGNVILSVTCVGSVGTLGPYREGSGMKYPRDAGYGSLYFTSLACGNGPSYVVDRWYGNPSTTYNTDWQIAETLTAVRPPFAADEEYRASFTDAAHTTPKGLRVSQWSGALASSGYRDFVIIEYVLDNQGASAINGLYCGIFSDFDVNNTTSNRVVSDTIRRLTYMMQSSSADPSVGVKLLSPTVAANQSAIDHAVYVQPSGMMTEAVKDSFLRGAIRMPNSNRSANWSCVVSAGPFNLGPGQRQKVAFAFVGGTSEAEIRVRADSAQSWYDKKMPRGVTYLKHTVDDAPPGGNGDGIINPGETVNLPLWVLNRTDGPARGIRGILRKTSADTLVMVLDSLRYFGTVQAGDSAWTGPSGYRFRVSEACTNRYQLPVVLVCRDTFDSNYISPLPLAVGAAQLVPAGVRCWDPRPGGNNNRKLDPGEEADIALGLQNIGLGSAENVSARLRSLDARLVVLDSLGTYGLVRPDSTVFNSADRFHVSAQGSIPRESQIPCSLFVFGTNYAARRLVHLGVGELISTDPIPDGPRTPSRYYAYDDCDTLYVSRPDYQWVEISAVGTRINFSHNDAVVVVNLPTGFGPLRYYGQRYTQISVSADGWIVPGNYTTTNYTNTTLPSSSAPPGAICGNWDDLYPGYSSQGYVYYYHDAANHRFVVEFDSVKYYDSSVRDKFEFVFYDTTRSGPTGDNSFDVQYMTANEYTSSTVGLQDQTRAIGIQCLFDGSYHKAASQIVPGRAIRYTTDSVQTGIREQGVGGKTDRLELSAGPNPMHRQSVISVVLPKPGQVRLAVCDIAGRVVKTLADTRLDRGQYSFVWDCRNDAGKPVAAGVYLVRLATDSGILTRKTLLVR
- the ruvB gene encoding Holliday junction branch migration DNA helicase RuvB, which produces MAPKERLVTGRRLDGEAAVEEQIRPLRLSEFIGQKKLKENLRVFIEAAKMREEPLEHVLFFGPPGLGKTTLAYIIAQEMGTRIRCSSGPILERPVDLAGILTGLAAGDIFFIDEIHRTNKAVEEFLYPALEEYAIDVMLDRGPGARSERLSLVRFTLVGATTRSGLLTAPLRSRFGMSFRLDYYPAEDLVEIVERSARILGIPVDDDGAMEIGRRARGTPRIANRLLRRVRDFAQVHGKERVDKEIAEFALAQLDVDTRGLDEMDKKILLTVIDKFNGGPVGISSLAVAVGEDTGTIEEVYEPFLVQEGFLQRTPRGRMATKLAYQHFRRRPAASFQSELELE
- the ruvA gene encoding Holliday junction branch migration protein RuvA, which codes for MIARLRGTLAEKEPTRVVLDCQGIGFELGVPLSTSRQLGKIGDAAELLVVTRFTREGADLYGFCDKAERDVFVLITSVRGVGPKAGLNLLSRFRPDEIRSVIARGEIDVIRTVPGIGPKKAQRLMEELKEQTAPTEAAEPLFADAHKALVGLGLTNREARARLERVKPGPGATLEYVLKQALAEQP
- a CDS encoding crossover junction endodeoxyribonuclease RuvC, which gives rise to MTGSPTRSAAARIIGIDPGLSATGYGVLEDSCVLDFGVIATDRHQSVAERLAGLAARLDRVLRRNQPEHCAIESLFFKGGGARSVLLSAEARGVILAVLGRRKIPVREVTPATVKLAVTGSGRASKQQLNYMIKHLLRLDNRVPEHAADALAAAYCLSARLPTGQTRR
- a CDS encoding YebC/PmpR family DNA-binding transcriptional regulator, giving the protein MSGHSKWATIKHKKSKADAARGKAFSKLIREITTAAKMGGGDPDGNPRLRTAIEAARAINMPADNIERAIKKGTGELPGVAYEEVIYEGYGPAGVALLVRVLTDNKNRTTAEVRHVFEKYGGSMGAAGCVAWQFKPQGLIVIPKDKADEDTVLALALEAGADDVQTDDSGYSVITSLSNFEAVKAKLKEAGIEWLSAEATQMASNTVPVSEKDAPRVLKLVEMLEDLEEVQQVYANFDIPDEVLERVSASQ
- a CDS encoding C25 family cysteine peptidase, translating into MGSRLSWMASRLALLFLLSLPVSASVVVTKSDSRGVAFRYEPGEPVLDFGFQVSDSGVPGVRQVKVTFPDADNLAGPGEIDLPVKVVRVGIPQTGGAKLSFRTGPVHEYRGIIVPTAVPVGIGNGGREAVSWNSGQNPSDQMQVPVVELRPVQQLRDIRFVEVRIMPAVYRPDTKTLAIHELIEVELTFDSAIRNRESQTQHPKTDPLDPVIGQMLLNGKQALNWKVGHETDRRCFFDRAPYWVKIKVDSTGLYRILGSALEAAGANIATIDPNTLALFSVGEHDPEKPFPDTMCEVPMLVTGDEDGRFDRQDKIIFYGLAARHWTSAGSNFVTNYYTRYNAYWLSWGGRPGKRIMQGFGPDTSETRILRDGLEKVRREQDTDCPARSGLLWIWRTLTKDSYRQETRLDIELQLPNPVVIERISGRLYSESMANCLALYLNHRLLDTFRFDVAGPSEPKDFSVQSGLPANFSSNKLTLVLTGDGAKKVHLDYLEVEYRRRLSLYRGQLHFIVPDTGTFRFEVSDVPARPLIIDVTDRYAPRMNDGFEQTDNKVRFCYRVWRPTEFCIATEDQLLAPASMSLRQPGKIRSGAVQADYWVITPAEYLPAATRLARYRSDNVAGFPGCRTRVAVLEDIYDEYGFGMEEPGAIKWFLADKRPAYGLLCGDATYDYLNNLKRQQNPGVPAYEFGFGLDPSGIQGLLTQAYDAWYADFDGNGSSPDMILGRVTCRTGQELAKFVDKLVAYEKEPAGMWNKRFLLLADDEWQGRGSPDPISFGHIRQAEGISVLPGSLMEPVKVYLTEYPFTGIKSKAQAKLELLRQLVRGCLALVFFGHGDAFDLCHESVFNVSEVDKVENGPRLPFCFFGSCSVGRFEDTRYECIAEELVRRPDGGAIATVAATKATASGVNEVFCRHMFVPLFRDSAPEPVIGTAFYAAWPVNRIYHLFGDPATRIRRPRRSTQNLTVWPDTLQPGIHIRARTIVELPEAVFSWTAFGPRRYRIYRSERGETGYYLPGLELSRGNGQTRTGQLGFTVQFPLGVPLDTVFVGDGFYTPVPKTCRVSVSLGCDSADVSLLADTLAFGTEPVPSTDRTGPKATLFFQDKVLEDNCQVPARFVLEGVVSDSSGVMTCRIPGYEPLFFVNSRENETDLTDVLVFDDSSSTTARFRLAVKLDGPFDTLWVIAADNVLNRSITSMVVKPVLTDQRLVLDSTLVYPNPVRREAYFTFRLNRAASVRVRIFTLQGRMLRDLGDITGVFGYNQVIWDGKDRDGQMLPNGVYLVSLSARTAGPTGADAVSVRERFLVLR